A single window of Desulfonatronum thioautotrophicum DNA harbors:
- a CDS encoding class I SAM-dependent methyltransferase — MKPWSACLPTGGNDAVRHVALIAAAQCLRVDASGQRWNVYRPGDLEALWRQMGEADFGPDERIPYWVELWPASLLLAKWLGRQQERIRGKTCLDVGCGLGLSACVAATAGAQVVGLDYIEDALHYARANARENRVAAAPLWVQMDWRWPGLKAGGFDVIWGADIFYEKRFASPLKQLFKEVLAPNGRIWLAEPERSVSSGAWDQLREAGFEIRLAAHEAVPTEGYAVTINIWEAQQTR, encoded by the coding sequence ATGAAACCCTGGTCCGCCTGCCTGCCCACCGGAGGCAATGATGCGGTACGCCACGTCGCGTTGATTGCGGCGGCGCAGTGTTTGCGTGTTGACGCCTCCGGGCAGAGGTGGAATGTCTATCGACCCGGAGACCTGGAAGCGCTCTGGCGGCAAATGGGTGAGGCGGACTTCGGGCCGGACGAACGGATTCCCTACTGGGTGGAACTGTGGCCCGCCAGCCTGCTTCTGGCCAAGTGGTTGGGCCGGCAGCAGGAGCGGATTCGGGGCAAGACCTGCCTGGACGTCGGCTGCGGTCTGGGATTGAGCGCCTGTGTGGCCGCGACGGCAGGTGCGCAGGTGGTGGGACTGGATTATATCGAGGATGCCTTGCACTACGCCCGGGCCAATGCCAGGGAAAACCGCGTGGCCGCTGCCCCTCTCTGGGTGCAGATGGATTGGCGATGGCCGGGATTGAAAGCCGGTGGATTTGACGTGATCTGGGGTGCGGACATTTTTTATGAAAAACGTTTCGCCAGCCCGTTGAAGCAGCTATTCAAAGAGGTTTTGGCCCCAAATGGCCGCATCTGGCTGGCCGAGCCGGAGCGCAGTGTTTCTTCCGGCGCCTGGGACCAACTGCGGGAGGCAGGGTTTGAGATTCGATTGGCGGCCCACGAGGCCGTGCCCACTGAGGGGTATGCGGTGACCATCAACATATGGGAAGCACAACAAACGAGGTGA
- the nikR gene encoding nickel-responsive transcriptional regulator NikR, whose translation MGKTIRFGVSLDSDLLEKFDALCDERSYQTRSEAIRDLIRNMLIQKEWEDLGGETAGTLSMVYDHHQSDLAQKLTELQHDYLDIIVTSLHVHLDHHNCMEVLVLRGIGERLRELGAKLTATKGVKHGTLNLTTTGKNLE comes from the coding sequence ATGGGCAAGACGATCCGTTTCGGGGTTTCGCTGGATTCCGACTTGTTGGAAAAATTTGACGCGCTGTGTGACGAACGGTCCTACCAAACCCGCTCCGAAGCCATCCGTGACCTGATCCGCAACATGTTGATCCAGAAAGAGTGGGAGGACCTGGGCGGAGAAACCGCCGGCACGCTGAGCATGGTCTATGACCATCATCAAAGCGATTTGGCCCAAAAACTGACCGAGCTGCAGCACGATTATCTGGATATCATCGTGACCTCCCTGCATGTTCATCTGGACCACCATAATTGCATGGAAGTTTTGGTACTGCGGGGCATTGGGGAGCGCCTTCGCGAACTGGGGGCGAAGCTGACGGCCACGAAGGGCGTCAAGCACGGTACCCTCAATCTGACGACAACCGGCAAGAATCTGGAATAA
- a CDS encoding thioredoxin domain-containing protein — protein MHPTANRLIRETSHYLLQHAHNPVDWHPWGEAALARAKAEDKPVFLSIGYSTCHWCHVMAHECFADVGVAALMNQHLINIKVDREERPDIDQVYLAACHVLGRRGGWPLSVFMGPDGRPFFIATYIPRESGFGRMGMLELIPRVATIWSEQRREILASGMQIEEALRANQGAECAVQEPDMNRAADEAFHLFAERFDPEHGGFGRAPKFPAPHTLLFLLEYARVRNEPKALEMVETTLRCMRLGGVFDHVGFGFHRYSTDERWLLPHFEKMLYDQALLLMAYTEAWLATQNSLFRQTVAEIAKYVLDQLVLGEGGFGSGQDADSEGQEGTFYVWTREELLEVLGPNHGEWVCQTFGVLPEGNFHEEATGERTGANILHLAEVMTDPKDQERWELLRNRLALARECRPRPLTDDGVLADWNGLLIAALARAGKVFEEPGWLETARSAADFLLARMRDAHGRMLHRSRSVAQENNRVLYVAGQGFLDDQAFVVWGLLELYAVDQNPRYLTAAEELIDVQLQFFSDETQGGFYFTASDGEMLLFRPKEGAEGALPSGNAVSAGNLMRLYELTGNSLYREEAEKTKKAFGKLITTQPHGCAHWLTIFAFQHATSPNSAK, from the coding sequence ATGCATCCAACTGCCAACCGTTTGATCCGGGAGACCAGCCACTATCTTTTGCAACACGCCCACAATCCCGTGGATTGGCACCCTTGGGGTGAAGCGGCCCTGGCCAGGGCCAAGGCTGAAGACAAACCCGTCTTTTTGTCCATCGGGTATTCCACCTGTCATTGGTGCCACGTCATGGCGCATGAATGTTTTGCGGATGTTGGCGTGGCCGCTTTGATGAACCAGCATCTGATCAATATCAAGGTGGACCGGGAGGAACGCCCGGACATCGATCAGGTCTATCTGGCCGCCTGCCATGTGTTGGGACGCCGGGGAGGCTGGCCCCTTTCCGTTTTCATGGGGCCGGATGGCCGGCCTTTTTTCATCGCCACGTACATCCCCAGGGAGTCCGGTTTCGGCCGCATGGGCATGTTGGAATTGATACCCCGCGTGGCGACCATCTGGAGCGAGCAACGGCGGGAAATCCTGGCCAGCGGCATGCAGATCGAAGAGGCCTTGCGTGCCAATCAAGGGGCGGAGTGCGCGGTTCAGGAGCCGGACATGAACCGCGCTGCTGACGAGGCCTTTCACCTGTTTGCCGAGCGTTTCGACCCGGAGCACGGCGGCTTCGGGAGGGCTCCCAAGTTTCCCGCGCCACATACCCTGCTTTTTCTGCTGGAATACGCCCGGGTCCGGAACGAACCCAAAGCCCTGGAAATGGTTGAGACCACCCTGCGCTGCATGCGTTTGGGAGGGGTGTTTGACCATGTCGGCTTTGGATTTCACCGCTATTCCACGGACGAGCGCTGGCTGCTGCCGCATTTTGAAAAGATGCTCTACGATCAAGCCTTGCTGCTGATGGCATATACCGAGGCCTGGCTGGCTACGCAAAACTCCCTGTTTCGGCAGACCGTCGCGGAGATCGCCAAATATGTTCTGGATCAGCTGGTCCTGGGAGAGGGCGGCTTTGGCAGCGGCCAGGATGCGGACAGTGAGGGACAGGAAGGCACGTTCTATGTCTGGACCCGGGAAGAGCTGCTCGAGGTTTTGGGACCGAACCACGGCGAGTGGGTCTGCCAAACATTTGGTGTGCTCCCGGAGGGGAATTTCCATGAAGAGGCCACAGGGGAGCGTACCGGAGCGAATATCCTGCACCTTGCCGAGGTCATGACGGATCCCAAGGACCAGGAGCGCTGGGAACTTTTGCGGAACCGGTTGGCCCTGGCGCGGGAATGCCGGCCACGGCCGCTCACGGATGACGGGGTGCTGGCGGACTGGAACGGTCTGCTCATCGCGGCCCTGGCCAGGGCCGGGAAGGTCTTTGAAGAGCCGGGATGGCTGGAAACCGCCCGCAGTGCGGCGGACTTTCTTTTGGCCCGGATGCGGGATGCACATGGGCGGATGCTGCACCGATCCCGGAGCGTCGCCCAGGAAAACAACCGCGTCCTGTATGTTGCCGGCCAGGGATTTCTGGACGATCAGGCCTTTGTCGTCTGGGGGCTGCTGGAACTGTACGCAGTGGATCAAAATCCACGGTACCTCACCGCGGCGGAGGAGCTCATCGATGTCCAGCTGCAGTTTTTCAGCGATGAAACGCAGGGAGGTTTTTATTTCACGGCCAGTGACGGAGAAATGCTGCTGTTTCGCCCTAAAGAGGGTGCTGAAGGGGCCCTGCCTTCGGGCAATGCGGTCAGTGCCGGAAATCTCATGCGTTTATATGAACTGACCGGCAACTCCCTCTATCGGGAAGAAGCCGAAAAGACCAAAAAAGCCTTTGGCAAGCTGATCACCACCCAACCGCATGGCTGTGCCCATTGGTTGACCATCTTTGCATTCCAGCACGCAACATCGCCGAACAGCGCCAAATAA
- the pyk gene encoding pyruvate kinase has translation MHCKIVATLGPASLDYEVMKAMVQYGVRIFRLNFSHADAAFFVPAMEMIRRLESELELPLTAMADLCGPKVRIGEVEGSPLQVNKGGHVLLGPLEHKESGPVPYISLEIPALLHGLQVGMPVNLSDGMLQFRVSRVLRENVVYELEAQNGGYLTSHKGISFPGKSLSIKALTEKDRKDVREALEIGIDAVALSFVQEASDVAELQELIREQGAWIPVIAKLERQNAVDNLDAILALADGVMVARGDLGLECPLSSLPIIQKRILRACRHAQKPAIVATQMLLSMVTNPIPTRAECTDVANAILDGADCVMLSEETAVGNHPVEAVRYMNDIARDAEAYYLERLGEPYFPKKEKNPGKYLAYAACLLADNAESKALVCHSTTGTTARLVSSRRPARPIYALTTDDRVLRALNFVWGVHPRLVKPQLESHMARATAFVQEFSEVQPGENVVITSGQKTPGQKELSTNQIKIYTK, from the coding sequence ATGCACTGCAAGATTGTCGCCACCCTCGGCCCGGCTTCGTTGGACTACGAGGTGATGAAGGCCATGGTCCAATATGGGGTTCGGATTTTTCGCTTGAATTTCTCCCATGCCGACGCCGCGTTTTTTGTCCCGGCCATGGAGATGATCCGCCGCCTGGAAAGCGAGCTCGAACTTCCGTTGACCGCCATGGCCGACCTGTGTGGTCCGAAGGTGCGTATCGGCGAGGTGGAAGGATCCCCGTTGCAGGTGAACAAAGGCGGGCATGTGCTCCTGGGACCTCTGGAACACAAGGAGTCCGGTCCGGTGCCCTACATCAGTCTGGAGATTCCGGCCCTTTTGCATGGTCTTCAGGTCGGCATGCCGGTGAATCTCAGTGACGGGATGCTCCAGTTTCGGGTTTCACGGGTGCTGCGGGAGAACGTCGTTTATGAGCTGGAAGCCCAAAATGGCGGGTATCTGACGTCGCACAAGGGCATTTCCTTCCCCGGCAAGAGTCTTTCAATCAAGGCATTGACCGAAAAGGATCGCAAGGACGTACGCGAAGCCTTGGAGATCGGCATTGACGCCGTGGCGTTGTCCTTTGTCCAGGAGGCCTCGGACGTGGCTGAACTGCAGGAGCTGATCCGGGAACAGGGGGCATGGATTCCGGTGATTGCCAAGCTGGAACGTCAGAATGCCGTGGATAACCTGGATGCCATCCTGGCCCTGGCCGACGGGGTGATGGTCGCCCGCGGCGATCTCGGCCTGGAATGCCCGCTTTCTTCCCTGCCGATCATCCAGAAACGGATTCTCCGGGCCTGCCGCCATGCCCAGAAACCGGCCATTGTCGCCACCCAGATGCTGCTGTCCATGGTCACAAACCCTATACCCACCCGAGCCGAATGCACGGACGTGGCCAATGCCATCCTGGATGGAGCGGACTGCGTCATGCTGTCCGAGGAAACCGCCGTGGGTAACCATCCCGTGGAGGCGGTGCGGTACATGAACGATATTGCCCGGGATGCGGAAGCCTATTACCTGGAGCGTCTGGGCGAGCCCTATTTTCCCAAGAAAGAGAAAAACCCCGGAAAATATCTGGCTTACGCTGCCTGCCTGCTGGCGGACAACGCCGAGAGCAAGGCTCTGGTCTGCCATTCCACCACGGGGACCACGGCCCGGCTGGTTTCCAGCCGTCGACCGGCAAGGCCCATCTATGCCCTGACCACGGATGACCGGGTGCTCCGGGCACTGAATTTTGTCTGGGGGGTGCATCCCCGCCTGGTCAAACCGCAACTGGAGAGCCACATGGCCCGGGCCACCGCCTTTGTTCAGGAATTTTCCGAAGTTCAACCCGGCGAAAACGTGGTCATCACCTCGGGACAGAAAACACCGGGGCAAAAGGAGTTGTCCACCAACCAGATCAAGATCTACACGAAGTAG
- a CDS encoding sigma-54 interaction domain-containing protein, whose protein sequence is MVVDRSGIIGESPSLQQVFTVLAKVSPTDSTVLVTGESGTGKELLVRALHTNSKRKNKPFVPINCGAIPKDLLESELFGHEKGAFTHAIRSRTGRFEMADGGTIFLDEIGELDLTLQVKILRVLQEKEFERVGGTATTKVNVRIVAATNRDLELEVAEGRFREDLFYRLNVIPIHLPPLRERDDDILLLGRHFLNVFCQQKGRALLQLSPTTQNFLVAYPWPGNVRELENFMERISILCENDEVTPEDLPEKILKFVGHEAPMRTQRQAKGGFVWPSLGDLHNRKQGLKEFMDEIEERLLQEALEESQGVKNQAAELLGIKRTTLIEKLKKRSASS, encoded by the coding sequence ATGGTTGTGGATCGGAGTGGAATTATTGGGGAGAGTCCCAGCCTGCAACAGGTGTTCACCGTGCTGGCCAAGGTGTCGCCCACGGACAGCACGGTGCTGGTGACCGGTGAGTCCGGTACCGGCAAGGAATTGCTGGTGCGCGCTCTGCACACCAACAGCAAGCGGAAAAATAAACCGTTTGTTCCCATCAATTGCGGAGCGATTCCCAAGGATCTTTTGGAGTCTGAGCTGTTTGGGCATGAAAAGGGCGCGTTTACGCATGCCATTCGATCCAGGACGGGGCGGTTTGAAATGGCGGACGGGGGAACCATTTTTCTGGATGAAATCGGCGAGCTGGATCTGACCCTGCAGGTGAAGATTTTGCGTGTGCTCCAGGAAAAGGAATTTGAACGCGTCGGCGGAACCGCGACCACCAAGGTCAACGTGCGGATTGTCGCGGCTACCAACCGGGATCTGGAGTTGGAGGTGGCCGAGGGGCGTTTTCGGGAAGACCTCTTTTATCGCCTCAACGTGATCCCAATCCACTTGCCCCCGTTACGGGAACGCGATGATGACATTCTCCTGCTGGGCAGGCACTTTTTGAATGTTTTCTGCCAACAGAAGGGACGTGCTCTGCTACAGCTCTCCCCCACAACACAGAATTTTCTGGTGGCCTACCCCTGGCCGGGAAACGTGCGCGAATTGGAAAATTTCATGGAGCGCATTTCCATTCTCTGTGAAAACGACGAGGTCACCCCCGAGGACTTACCGGAAAAAATTCTGAAGTTTGTCGGCCATGAAGCGCCCATGCGAACGCAGAGGCAGGCAAAGGGAGGTTTTGTCTGGCCGTCTCTGGGGGATTTGCATAACCGCAAACAGGGTTTGAAGGAGTTCATGGATGAAATCGAGGAGCGCCTGCTTCAGGAAGCTCTGGAGGAGAGCCAGGGTGTCAAAAATCAGGCGGCTGAATTGCTGGGGATCAAGCGTACGACCTTGATTGAAAAGTTGAAAAAGCGCAGTGCCTCCAGTTAG
- a CDS encoding flagellar basal body rod C-terminal domain-containing protein has translation MHISSNIQAMQAIGLSRQIGANNVANMNTPEFKASRLTLESGPEGYGVRPQSIDQDTSPGPLMPALEGKVDEDGAVTAVWGLTEGSNTELVTEMVHSIRDERAFEANVAMVRAWDDMTGTILDLRA, from the coding sequence ATGCACATATCCTCCAACATCCAGGCCATGCAGGCCATTGGCTTGTCCCGCCAGATCGGGGCGAATAACGTGGCCAACATGAACACTCCGGAGTTCAAGGCATCGCGATTGACGCTGGAATCCGGCCCGGAAGGTTACGGGGTCAGACCCCAGAGTATCGACCAGGACACCTCGCCCGGCCCGCTTATGCCTGCGCTGGAAGGCAAAGTGGACGAGGACGGAGCGGTGACCGCGGTCTGGGGGCTGACCGAGGGCAGCAACACCGAACTGGTCACGGAAATGGTCCATTCCATCCGGGACGAACGGGCCTTTGAAGCCAACGTGGCCATGGTCCGCGCCTGGGACGACATGACCGGAACCATTTTGGATCTGCGTGCGTGA
- a CDS encoding rhomboid family intramembrane serine protease: MNDFHAQDEPRALWDNLTSHQADRYALVLAAAGIPYRFRRSGWGWTLEVMERDAARAVTEIEEFNLENPLLEDHRPLASQSSPPAPLTLTGVAAALILLVFHLVTSRDGAHEAMIMEAGAHAARILDGEYWRTVTALTLHADARHLAGNMLGIAVFGTLVCRRVGVGAAWLLIVLAGAGGNLLNAWLHQTGFISIGASTAVFAAVGLLGGVRVFPMEGTGGSAGAEQSGFRTWLLPMGAALGLLAMLGSDVQTDIGAHLMGCVVGFALGVGYSLMMPSQIGEARQNHMLLAALALVAGSWWLVLEGA, from the coding sequence GTGAATGATTTCCACGCCCAGGACGAGCCTCGTGCCCTCTGGGACAATCTGACCTCGCACCAGGCGGATCGATATGCCCTGGTTCTGGCCGCGGCTGGCATTCCCTACCGTTTTCGGCGCTCCGGATGGGGTTGGACCCTGGAAGTCATGGAGCGGGACGCTGCCCGGGCCGTGACGGAGATCGAAGAGTTCAATCTGGAAAATCCCCTCCTGGAGGATCACCGCCCGCTTGCATCGCAATCCTCCCCGCCCGCTCCGCTGACCCTGACCGGTGTCGCCGCTGCCCTGATTCTGCTTGTCTTTCATCTGGTGACGTCTCGCGACGGGGCCCATGAAGCCATGATCATGGAAGCCGGCGCCCATGCGGCCCGGATTCTTGATGGAGAATATTGGCGCACGGTAACGGCGCTGACCCTCCATGCGGATGCCCGCCACCTGGCCGGGAACATGCTCGGAATCGCGGTCTTCGGAACCCTGGTTTGCCGCAGGGTGGGGGTTGGCGCGGCCTGGCTGCTCATCGTCCTGGCCGGAGCTGGTGGTAACCTGCTCAATGCCTGGTTGCATCAAACCGGATTCATCTCCATCGGGGCGTCCACAGCGGTCTTTGCAGCTGTTGGGTTGCTTGGCGGGGTCCGTGTTTTTCCCATGGAAGGGACAGGGGGATCTGCCGGGGCGGAGCAATCTGGATTTCGGACCTGGTTGCTCCCGATGGGTGCCGCCCTGGGGCTCTTGGCCATGCTGGGCAGCGACGTGCAGACGGATATCGGCGCGCATTTGATGGGCTGCGTGGTCGGTTTTGCCCTGGGTGTCGGCTATTCCCTGATGATGCCGAGCCAAATAGGGGAAGCCCGCCAGAACCACATGCTCCTGGCGGCTTTGGCCCTGGTTGCCGGTTCCTGGTGGCTGGTTCTGGAAGGAGCATAG
- the folE2 gene encoding GTP cyclohydrolase FolE2 has translation MQDIQSEPASIPVDIDRVGIRHVHFPLVVLDRAQGRQHTVAQVEMGVDLPAEFKGTHMSRFVEALQAWSGVLDYPNLKHLLGDVQNRLDARKAWISFCFPFFLEQAAPVSGSRSRMDYQCRVVGEYQDGTLLFGLEVEVPVMTVCPCSLAICDRGAHSQRAMVRIRTRNRGLIWLEDLIDLAQESASSPVYALLKREDEKRIIDDAFEQPCFVEDVVRNASRGLERLGRLQWYRVEVESQESIHNHSAYARIERSLPRDSEK, from the coding sequence ATGCAGGACATTCAGAGCGAGCCGGCCTCGATTCCGGTGGATATCGACCGGGTCGGCATTCGCCATGTCCATTTTCCACTGGTGGTTTTGGACCGCGCCCAGGGGCGGCAGCACACCGTGGCCCAGGTGGAGATGGGCGTGGATTTGCCGGCCGAGTTCAAGGGAACGCATATGAGCCGGTTCGTGGAGGCCTTGCAGGCATGGTCCGGAGTGTTGGACTACCCGAACCTGAAACATCTCCTGGGTGACGTGCAGAACCGTCTGGATGCCCGCAAAGCCTGGATCAGCTTTTGTTTTCCTTTTTTCCTGGAGCAGGCCGCGCCGGTGAGCGGCAGCCGATCCCGGATGGACTACCAGTGCCGGGTGGTCGGCGAGTATCAGGACGGAACGCTCCTTTTCGGTCTGGAGGTGGAGGTGCCGGTGATGACCGTCTGTCCCTGCTCTCTGGCCATCTGCGATCGAGGCGCCCACAGCCAGCGGGCCATGGTCCGCATCCGGACCCGGAACAGGGGGTTGATCTGGCTTGAAGACCTCATCGATCTGGCCCAGGAATCCGCATCTTCTCCGGTTTATGCCCTGCTCAAGCGCGAGGATGAAAAACGGATTATCGACGATGCGTTTGAACAGCCGTGTTTCGTGGAGGACGTGGTTCGGAACGCCTCCCGCGGCTTGGAACGGCTGGGCCGGCTGCAATGGTACCGGGTGGAGGTGGAAAGTCAGGAATCCATTCACAATCACAGCGCCTATGCCCGGATCGAGCGCTCATTGCCCCGGGACTCAGAAAAATAG
- a CDS encoding tetratricopeptide repeat protein yields MRVWGLTLGLALGVLLLCWTKGAVALEAEFRQYSLSEQVLLSLDPAGSAEFMPPSVYRTDARVLQIDLTGQQAALNDVLLPNLAGSQLLTAIFREPGGLVLRTSTEDFGFVSRFDTETGRLVIDFFPDPLGSRWRELQPQPRAATQATVSLPQPQPGGVSPPPSAPNMVGQTPPSDAVQQEARQPVQAVPAYRGNAAAGVAEPLDSQDQVPSRPALEPLRERTPESISQTAAEAALTQHEERTQLVARESESSLRSVVRSPIRRIGPEEVEEVPPVHSAESDRLMDAEPEPPLPSAQEPISRSIEPSPLDGRNALATESDSGAQQTSPSWTRGPILRQPVSGTEEEEPGVPGEVAREAPGVAGDVSGEATGDAVGEDLADAVRELPSTDAQEVFQESQADSQNEVVAEQLPLVLEQPDLLAREPDADSDESSASEPATAPMPGTAAEPEEDPDARYSRLVAAARAAMMNGEFDVAVESLEVLANTADLSDSLREEILYDLGDALFGLHQDDLAGNFSTVAQAYERAMHFNPASRRTALALRNLGVLHLRVNNLPEARAYFNVLRRDFPHDPLVPTTEYYLGQYFLDRGDFNLAADHFQTVVQNHPEHSIVQQSSIGLARALNALGFDEQASQIMDFLERRWPRYYIDEPELLELAGIIALRVNALEAAKQRLLTFYNLVPDTPEAHMLLARIGDIYLLTGKPEAARRVFEKTAQMFPEQEGGLIAKMRLVEGGIHDEPSLEDMFTTRRAAEVYSEIISRHPDSPLAAVATIKLAIWQVWNKRLEDSLMVLSEFLQTHPGHSLVPKALEVGTEAFTQLVARNAADGRYPEILEQWRNNPFLHDLLDDMSPTTQLGLAMAYWREGDLEQAIALARPYLREDTPKSLQVAALDLILGIFLEQQEWERIVDLAPLREDLPTPQRRELTYSVALALENLERPEEARPLWSGLAGDLELSEAQRGYALYFLARSAMQEEQFERVYRYAQEALSLLLLEQEDPGKIRDAITWLTQVTERTGRLQEALAWALELDQLIDRSDPDWSMSRYRLAQLHQRLHNHAEWQAVLEDLKSEDPRGLYGRLAASALQGRDLEDSAGRFLQ; encoded by the coding sequence GTGCGGGTTTGGGGCCTGACGCTGGGCCTGGCGCTGGGTGTGCTGCTGCTTTGCTGGACCAAAGGGGCCGTGGCCCTGGAAGCGGAATTTCGACAGTATTCGCTGAGCGAGCAGGTCCTCCTTAGCCTGGATCCGGCAGGTTCAGCAGAGTTCATGCCACCATCCGTGTACCGCACTGATGCCCGTGTTCTGCAAATCGACCTTACAGGACAGCAGGCTGCCTTAAATGACGTTCTTCTGCCCAACTTGGCCGGGTCGCAGTTACTCACGGCTATTTTCCGTGAACCCGGCGGCCTTGTTCTGCGCACAAGCACCGAGGATTTCGGATTCGTGTCCCGCTTCGACACGGAAACCGGCAGACTGGTGATTGATTTTTTTCCCGATCCATTGGGCAGCCGGTGGCGAGAGCTTCAGCCGCAGCCGCGTGCAGCAACCCAGGCCACCGTGTCACTCCCTCAGCCGCAACCGGGGGGGGTATCGCCACCTCCTTCAGCGCCCAACATGGTTGGACAAACCCCACCCTCCGATGCTGTCCAGCAGGAGGCCCGTCAGCCGGTGCAGGCAGTGCCTGCCTACCGGGGGAATGCTGCGGCTGGAGTAGCGGAACCGCTGGACTCCCAGGACCAGGTCCCGTCTCGCCCCGCCCTGGAGCCCCTGCGTGAACGTACGCCTGAGAGCATTTCCCAAACAGCTGCTGAAGCCGCTTTGACTCAACACGAGGAACGTACACAACTCGTCGCTCGCGAGTCGGAATCGTCCTTACGCAGTGTGGTCCGTTCGCCAATCCGACGCATTGGCCCGGAGGAGGTGGAGGAGGTCCCCCCAGTCCACTCAGCGGAATCGGATCGCCTAATGGATGCCGAACCTGAGCCTCCGCTGCCGTCAGCCCAAGAACCGATTTCTCGCTCGATAGAACCAAGCCCCCTGGATGGGAGGAATGCCTTGGCGACTGAGTCCGATAGTGGTGCGCAGCAGACGTCACCCTCATGGACACGCGGACCGATTCTTCGTCAGCCTGTCTCGGGGACTGAGGAAGAGGAGCCAGGCGTGCCTGGAGAAGTTGCTAGGGAGGCTCCTGGGGTGGCTGGAGATGTATCTGGAGAGGCAACTGGAGATGCTGTTGGAGAGGATCTCGCGGACGCAGTGCGTGAGCTTCCCTCGACGGATGCCCAGGAGGTTTTTCAGGAATCGCAAGCAGACTCGCAAAACGAAGTGGTGGCCGAGCAATTACCGCTGGTGCTGGAACAGCCCGATCTTCTGGCGCGGGAGCCAGATGCGGATTCGGATGAATCGTCAGCGAGCGAACCGGCAACAGCCCCCATGCCCGGCACTGCGGCTGAACCAGAAGAGGATCCGGACGCGAGATACAGCAGGTTGGTGGCCGCGGCCAGGGCGGCGATGATGAATGGAGAGTTTGATGTCGCGGTGGAGTCCCTGGAGGTGCTGGCCAATACCGCGGATTTGTCCGATTCGTTACGCGAGGAGATCCTCTACGATCTCGGTGATGCCTTGTTCGGCCTGCACCAGGACGACCTGGCCGGCAATTTCTCGACCGTCGCCCAGGCCTATGAGCGGGCCATGCATTTCAACCCCGCCTCCCGTCGAACCGCCCTGGCCCTCCGAAACCTCGGTGTACTCCATCTGCGGGTGAACAATTTGCCGGAAGCCAGGGCCTATTTCAATGTGCTCCGGCGCGATTTCCCCCACGACCCTCTGGTTCCGACCACCGAGTACTATCTTGGACAGTATTTTCTGGACCGGGGAGATTTCAACCTTGCCGCGGACCATTTCCAGACAGTTGTCCAGAATCACCCGGAGCATTCCATTGTCCAGCAGTCATCCATCGGGTTGGCCAGGGCCCTGAATGCACTGGGTTTTGACGAACAGGCCTCCCAGATCATGGACTTTTTGGAAAGACGCTGGCCCAGATACTATATCGACGAACCGGAATTGCTGGAGCTGGCCGGGATCATTGCCCTGCGCGTCAATGCCTTGGAAGCCGCCAAGCAACGGTTGTTGACCTTCTACAACCTAGTTCCGGACACGCCGGAGGCACATATGCTCCTGGCCCGCATCGGGGATATTTATCTGCTCACCGGCAAGCCGGAGGCGGCGCGGCGGGTCTTTGAAAAAACCGCGCAGATGTTTCCGGAGCAGGAGGGAGGGCTGATTGCCAAGATGCGGCTTGTGGAGGGGGGCATTCACGACGAGCCCAGCCTGGAGGACATGTTCACCACCCGCCGCGCCGCGGAAGTCTATTCAGAGATCATTTCCAGGCACCCGGACAGTCCTTTGGCCGCCGTGGCCACAATCAAGCTGGCCATCTGGCAGGTTTGGAACAAGCGACTTGAGGACAGTCTGATGGTTCTCAGTGAGTTTTTGCAGACCCATCCCGGCCATTCCCTGGTGCCCAAGGCCTTGGAAGTTGGAACCGAGGCGTTTACCCAACTGGTCGCGCGCAATGCCGCTGATGGCCGTTATCCGGAAATTCTGGAGCAGTGGCGGAACAACCCCTTTCTCCATGATTTGCTTGATGACATGTCTCCAACCACCCAACTTGGGCTGGCCATGGCCTACTGGCGGGAAGGCGATCTGGAGCAGGCCATCGCCCTGGCCCGTCCGTATCTGCGGGAAGATACCCCAAAGTCTCTGCAGGTGGCGGCCTTGGACCTGATTTTGGGGATCTTTCTGGAACAGCAGGAGTGGGAGCGCATTGTCGATCTGGCCCCATTACGCGAAGACCTGCCAACTCCGCAGCGGCGGGAACTGACCTATTCCGTGGCCTTGGCCCTGGAAAATCTGGAACGCCCGGAAGAGGCCCGACCGCTCTGGAGCGGCCTGGCCGGGGACCTGGAACTCTCCGAGGCGCAGCGAGGCTATGCCTTGTACTTTTTGGCCCGCAGCGCCATGCAGGAGGAGCAGTTTGAGCGGGTTTACCGCTATGCCCAGGAAGCTTTGAGCTTGCTGCTTCTGGAACAAGAGGACCCAGGAAAGATCCGGGATGCGATCACGTGGTTGACCCAGGTCACGGAGCGCACCGGGCGGCTTCAGGAGGCCCTGGCCTGGGCCCTGGAACTGGACCAACTCATTGACCGCTCTGACCCGGATTGGAGCATGAGTCGCTATCGTTTGGCGCAACTCCATCAGCGCCTGCACAACCATGCCGAATGGCAGGCCGTGCTGGAAGACTTGAAGTCCGAGGACCCCAGAGGACTTTACGGCCGTCTGGCAGCCTCTGCCTTGCAAGGCCGGGACTTGGAGGACAGTGCCGGCAGGTTTCTGCAATAG